Part of the Terrisporobacter glycolicus ATCC 14880 = DSM 1288 genome is shown below.
TGAAGATTTATTGTCTTTAGAGTTATAGAATAAAAAAGTTCTTTACTACTAAAAAAGTAAGGAACTTTTTTATATTAAAAATAAAATTGTATAAATACTTATTAATGTATAAATATAATTATATGAGATTTTATGATGTGCAAAATTAGTGTTTATGATAAACTATATTATACAACAGGGAGGATTTTCATGAAAAAGAAATTATTATTAATATTAGTTTTAATAACTGTTTTGACAGGTGGATGTAGTAAAATAACTGGAAAAAGTTCTTTAATAAAAGGACAAGAAAAACTTGAAAATCATAAATATGGTGAGGCCTTAACTTTATTATCTCAAGCCTTAAATGAAGATTCAGAAAATGAGTCAGCTAGAGCAATGTATATGCAAGCAAGAAGGATGCAAAATGCAGAGAATTACGAGAAAAAACATGATTATGAGAAAGCAATAAAAGAACTGGATTCAATTGTAAATATAAATGCAGGTTCTAAACAAATTAAGAGAGAATCAATAAATAAAAAAGCAGAACTTGAAAAATTACAAAAAACTGCTGAAAAAGAAGCTTTAGAAAGAAAAGAAAATGCAAAAAAAGCTTCTGAAAAAGACATTAATAAATTAGAATCAGAAATGATTTACAATAATAAGAAAAAAGAAGAAGAAAAGAAAAAACAAGAAACTGAGGAAAGTAATAAAGAGGAATTAAGAAAAGATCCTATAAAAGAAGAAACTGAAGATAAAAAAGATAATTCACAAACAAACACAGACCCACAATTAAAAGATACAAGTGATAATAAATAAGTAGATAAAGCTAATTATAAATAAACTGCCGTATGCAGTTTATTTTTTTATTTTATAGGAAATATAAATAATAGATAAAAATATCTTGTGAAAATTTGTCACATATATTAGTATTTACTATGGACAAAAAAATAATTAAAGGAGTAAATATGAGAATAAACAAATATATAGCTTCTTGTGGAGTAGCATCTAGAAGAAAAGCTGAAGAACTTATTTTAAATAAAAAAGTAAAAGTAAATGGAAAGTTAATAGAAGAATTATCTTTTCAAGTTGATGAGCAAATAGACACTGTGGAAGTTGATGGAGTAAAAATATCTCTTGACTCAAATTTAGTATATATATTATTAAACAAACCAGAAGGATACATAACAACAGTTAAAGACCAATTTGAAAGGCAAAGTGTAATAGACTTATTAAGTGATATAAAAGAAAGAGTATTTCCTGTGGGGAGATTAGATTATGAAACAAGTGGCCTTTTATTGCTTACTAATGACGGTGATTTAACGTATAAATTAACTCACCCTAAACACGAAATTGACAAGACATATATTGCTATGGTGAAAGGTCAGTTAAGTGAAGAAGAAATTAGAAATTTTAAATCTGGTCTATATATAGAAGATTATAAAACCGCATCAGCTAAAATTAAAGTTGTATATTATGATAAAAATAAAGATATATCTAAGTTAGAAATAAAAATACATGAAGGTAAAAATAGACAAGTAAGAAAAATGTGTAAAGCTATAAATCACCCAGTACTTAGACTTAAAAGGGTAGCTATGGGTAAAATAACTTTAAAAGACTGTAAAATAGGTGAATACAGATATTTAACAGAAGAAGAAATAAATTATCTTAAAAATATATAGAGGTAGATTATGTTAAGAGCAAAATATATAAATAAAATAACTGAAGTAAACAAAATATTTTTAGAGAAAATTATTGAAAAAGGCCATGTAGTAATTGATGCTACAATGGGAAATGGGTATGACACAGTATACTTAGGAAATTTAGTCGGAGAAACGGGGAAAGTATATGCATTTGATGTTCAAGAAGAAGCTCTAACTTCTACAAGAAAAAAAGTTATAAGAGATAATATGGAGGATAGAGTTGAACTAATTCTAGATGGACACGAAAACTTAGATAAATATGTTAAAGAAGACGTAAGTTGTGTAGTATTTAACTTAGGGTACTTACCAAGGGCGAAACACATGGTTATTACGAAACCAGAGACTACTTTAGAAGCCATCAAAAAAAGTTTAGAATTATTAAAAGCAAATGGCGTAATAAGTATAGCTGCATATATAGGACATGAAGGTGGCCTTGATGAAAAAAATTACATATGTGAATACTTAGACAATTTAGATCAAAAACAATACAATGTATTGCGTATGGAGTTTACAAATCAAATAAATAATCCACCGCAACTTATTCTAGTAGAAAAAAAAGGTTAAGAAATATATAATTTTGCTGCCTTATAAAAAATATATTGAACAATGAAAAAATGAAATAATATTTTATAACTTAATATAAACAGTGGTATAATTAAGTTATAAGTATGAATAATTTACAAATACTTCATATTTTTCACAAAAGAAAGAGGAGCATATTATGGAATTTACAAATAATATAAATGATAGTAAACAATTAATTTCAATTATACAATCTCGTTATCCTAAAATGAGTAAGGGGCAAAAACTTATAGCCCAATATATTATTAAAAATTATGATAAAGTAGCGTTTATGACTGCAAGTAAACTTGGGGAAACTGTAGGTGTTAGTGAGTCTACTGTGGTAAGGTTTGCTAATGCTTTAGGATATCCAGGATACCCTAAATTACAAGATGCATTACAAGAGTTAATAAAAAATAAATTAACAACAGTACAAAGGGTCGAAATGGCCAATGATGACTATTCTGATGATGCAACAATACTAAGTAAGGTTCTAAAAAGTGATATAGATAATATAAGAGGAACTTTGGAAGAAATTGATGCAAAAGCTTTTAAGGATGCTTCAGAAGAAATATTAAAAGCCAGAAAAATATATATTTTAGGTATGAGAAGTTCTCACGTTATAGCTCAATACCTAGGATTTTATTTAGATTTAATATTAGACAATGTTCATGTAATAAGACTAGACATGGGAGACGTTTTTGAACAAATAGTTAGAATAAACGAAGAAGATGTAATAATAACATTTAGTTTTCCTAGATATTCTAAAAAATCATATCAAGTTGTTGATTATGCTAAAAATAAGGGAGCTCATATAATATCAATTACGGATAGTTATTTTGCGCCAGTAGCATGTTTATCTGATAATACTCTTTTAGTAAAGAGTAATATGGCGTCATTTGTTGACTCTTTAGTTCCTGCTATGACTGTAGCCAACGCACTTGCCATATCTGTTGGTATGAAAGAGAAAGAAGAAATAAAAAAATACTTCGATGACTTGGAAAAAATATGGAAACAGTATTCTATATATGAATAAAATTAATTAACTCATAGCAGCAACCATATGTATTTGTTATAATTTCAACAAATGCGTTGTTTAGAATTTTGAATTTATTAAAAAACTTATTGACATATAATTAGAAAATGAATAATATTATTAATAAAAATATGATAAATTCATTGAAGAAGAGAGTAAGATAAATTAAATTAATAGAGAGCCGGGAATGGTGGAAGCCTGGCAAGGAAATTTATTCTGAAAAGAGCTTTGGAGAAGGTTATTAGAAAAGAAAGTACAATAATCGGTTGTCCGCCTTAACAATTAGAGTGGTAACACGGTAAAATATAGTCTTTTGGTGTAAAAGCCAAGGGACTTTTTTAGTTCTCAAAAATTATATTTTATAATTATTACTTTAATTTAAGTAATATCTTAATAATTAGAGTGGTGCCGCGGATATTCGCCTCTTAGTTTATAACTAAGGGGCTTTTTATTTTATTTAAAAGGGGAAAATGTAATGAATAAAATTAGCTTGATATAAGATACAGCTAAGGTGCTAGGAAGATATTATAATGGAATCGAGTTTAGAGGATATAAGCAAGAAACAGTGGAGATACTAGCTAAATACTAAGGAGTACCAGTGTACAATGGCTTAACAGACACATATCATCCTACACAAATGTTGGCTGATTTACTTACTGCAACAGAATATGTAGATAAGTCATTTGATAAAATAAAATTTGTTTATGTTGGTGATGCAAGAAATAATATGGGAAATTCTTTGATGATTGGATACGCTAAACTGGGTATGAATTTTGTGTCTCTTGCACCAAAAGAATTATGGCCAAATAAAGATTTGTTAGAAGAAATGAAAGAAGTTGCTTCTAAATCTAAAGGAAGTATAACATTAACAGAAAGCATAGCAGATGTTTGTGGGGCAAAAATGATTTTTATGAAGGATAATAATTTTTACTATACTTTTTTCATATGCAAATTAAAGTGATTACTTTGTAAACTTAGATAAGTAAATACTGTTTATAATAATTAGAAAAGTTACAGTATATTAAAATAAATTAAGCAAATTGAAAAATCAAACATAAAATACTTTGATTTTTAATGAATTATGCAAGAATAAAAAAAAATAATGCAAAAAACAGAAAATCGTATTATAATTAAATTAAATTTGAATGACTAATAAGCTGCAAATATAGATAGACTGTTGAAAAGGTAATTTTACGTTATTTTATAAAATTGAAAAAAATAAAACGAATCATGCAAATGTAATTAAAGGGGGAACCGAATATGTGTGTGCTAGATAAGATAAAAGAAAAAGAAATAAAAATTGTAGATACTACTCTTAGAGATGGTGAACAAACTGCTGGAGTTGCATTTGCCAATCATGAAAAAGTGACTATAGCGCAAACTTTAAGTGATATGGGCGTTGACCAATTAGAAGTTGGAATACCTACTATGGGTGGTGATGAAAAGGCAACAATAAAGGCAATATGTAAAAGAG
Proteins encoded:
- a CDS encoding tetratricopeptide repeat protein produces the protein MKKKLLLILVLITVLTGGCSKITGKSSLIKGQEKLENHKYGEALTLLSQALNEDSENESARAMYMQARRMQNAENYEKKHDYEKAIKELDSIVNINAGSKQIKRESINKKAELEKLQKTAEKEALERKENAKKASEKDINKLESEMIYNNKKKEEEKKKQETEESNKEELRKDPIKEETEDKKDNSQTNTDPQLKDTSDNK
- a CDS encoding pseudouridine synthase, with the protein product MRINKYIASCGVASRRKAEELILNKKVKVNGKLIEELSFQVDEQIDTVEVDGVKISLDSNLVYILLNKPEGYITTVKDQFERQSVIDLLSDIKERVFPVGRLDYETSGLLLLTNDGDLTYKLTHPKHEIDKTYIAMVKGQLSEEEIRNFKSGLYIEDYKTASAKIKVVYYDKNKDISKLEIKIHEGKNRQVRKMCKAINHPVLRLKRVAMGKITLKDCKIGEYRYLTEEEINYLKNI
- a CDS encoding tRNA (mnm(5)s(2)U34)-methyltransferase — translated: MLRAKYINKITEVNKIFLEKIIEKGHVVIDATMGNGYDTVYLGNLVGETGKVYAFDVQEEALTSTRKKVIRDNMEDRVELILDGHENLDKYVKEDVSCVVFNLGYLPRAKHMVITKPETTLEAIKKSLELLKANGVISIAAYIGHEGGLDEKNYICEYLDNLDQKQYNVLRMEFTNQINNPPQLILVEKKG
- a CDS encoding MurR/RpiR family transcriptional regulator codes for the protein MEFTNNINDSKQLISIIQSRYPKMSKGQKLIAQYIIKNYDKVAFMTASKLGETVGVSESTVVRFANALGYPGYPKLQDALQELIKNKLTTVQRVEMANDDYSDDATILSKVLKSDIDNIRGTLEEIDAKAFKDASEEILKARKIYILGMRSSHVIAQYLGFYLDLILDNVHVIRLDMGDVFEQIVRINEEDVIITFSFPRYSKKSYQVVDYAKNKGAHIISITDSYFAPVACLSDNTLLVKSNMASFVDSLVPAMTVANALAISVGMKEKEEIKKYFDDLEKIWKQYSIYE